A single Bacillus sp. OxB-1 DNA region contains:
- a CDS encoding S41 family peptidase — translation MEEKETTGVEQTPEQEPKHQPPAKRYIRLKPFSFVMLIFGLVLATAGITFFALTTGEDKVVEVVNPQKSVADRKEFKKLYDAYDEMVANYFEDIDESAVIDGAINGMIDALGDPYSDYLNEQEAKRLNESISSSFEGIGAEIQEQNGYISVVSPIKNSPAERAGLLPNDLILAVDGESIQGLSSSEAVLLIRGEKGTTVTLSIRRGDAPEPFDMKITRDVIPIETVYAEMLEDGIAHIHITSFSEHTYDELLEAYEEMEQQGMEGLIIDVRQNPGGMLNTAIDISDLFVESGKNLMQYEEKGLKPEIFPSSNGKKIDIPVAVVIDDGSASASEILAAALQESADIPLIGIKTFGKGTVQSPKDLSDGSNLKLTTAKWLTPDGNWIHKKGIEPDYEVPYPPYASLPYLDPSSEMKEGMLTPTVKAAEEMLEAVGYNPGEVDGLFDEQTEQAVKKLQQDLTLEANGILSGDTTFGLMNKLREKIQKEDPQLVKAQEVLKEDIAK, via the coding sequence ATGGAAGAAAAAGAAACAACAGGTGTGGAACAAACACCTGAACAGGAACCGAAGCACCAACCGCCGGCCAAACGGTATATCCGATTGAAGCCTTTCTCCTTTGTCATGCTCATTTTTGGATTAGTCCTAGCTACAGCGGGAATCACGTTTTTCGCTTTGACGACTGGAGAAGACAAGGTCGTGGAAGTGGTGAATCCCCAAAAATCGGTAGCGGACCGCAAAGAGTTCAAAAAGCTCTATGATGCCTACGATGAAATGGTAGCAAATTATTTCGAGGACATCGATGAGTCGGCAGTCATCGATGGAGCGATCAATGGTATGATCGATGCACTTGGTGACCCGTATTCCGATTATTTGAATGAACAGGAAGCGAAGCGCCTGAACGAAAGCATATCGTCCAGCTTCGAAGGGATCGGCGCGGAAATCCAGGAGCAGAATGGTTATATCAGCGTCGTATCACCTATCAAAAATTCGCCTGCTGAACGTGCGGGCCTTTTGCCTAACGACCTTATCCTCGCAGTGGACGGGGAAAGCATCCAAGGTCTGTCGTCCTCCGAAGCGGTATTGTTGATTCGCGGTGAAAAGGGGACAACAGTGACCCTGTCCATCCGGCGTGGGGATGCACCCGAACCGTTCGATATGAAAATTACACGCGACGTCATACCGATCGAGACAGTTTATGCTGAAATGCTGGAAGACGGAATTGCCCACATTCATATCACTAGCTTCTCTGAACATACGTATGACGAGTTATTGGAGGCATACGAGGAGATGGAACAGCAAGGCATGGAAGGGCTCATTATCGATGTCCGGCAAAACCCGGGCGGCATGCTGAATACGGCAATCGATATTTCGGATCTGTTCGTGGAAAGTGGAAAGAACTTGATGCAGTATGAGGAGAAAGGGCTGAAACCGGAAATCTTCCCTTCATCCAACGGTAAGAAGATCGACATACCGGTAGCGGTCGTCATCGATGACGGCAGCGCATCTGCATCCGAAATCTTGGCGGCCGCGCTGCAGGAATCCGCAGACATCCCGCTGATCGGCATCAAAACGTTCGGGAAAGGGACGGTCCAGTCCCCGAAAGACTTGTCGGACGGTTCCAATCTGAAGCTGACGACTGCCAAATGGCTGACACCGGATGGCAACTGGATCCATAAAAAAGGAATTGAACCGGACTACGAAGTGCCATACCCCCCTTACGCCTCGCTGCCTTATCTCGACCCTTCGAGTGAGATGAAGGAAGGCATGCTGACACCTACCGTGAAAGCGGCAGAAGAGATGTTAGAAGCGGTCGGTTACAATCCGGGAGAAGTCGACGGTTTATTCGATGAACAAACGGAGCAGGCTGTCAAAAAGCTTCAGCAGGATCTGACATTGGAAGCGAACGGCATCCTTTCCGGAGATACGACTTTCGGGTTGATGAATAAATTGCGTGAAAAGATCCAGAAAGAAGATCCACAATTGGTGAAAGCGCAGGAAGTATTGAAAGAAGACATAGCAAAATAA
- a CDS encoding CobW family GTP-binding protein, with protein MIDVYLFSGFLGSGKTSLLLHVIRQLKEQGKKPAVLMNEFGNLAFDSDRVDGAGDVPLKELLDGCICCTGSDRTEAQLQGLLSENEDIDVILIETTGAAHPVEALDAVFSPLFADRIQIKGIVTVVDCKRWLDRNLLPPQVKMLFLEQIRHAHLLLANKADLLTDGELATVTMQLGDFNPNVPIIQTVNAQIGFDVIEDALADTKQRPAIPIHSGKNLPLSSKLLTFSEEIEKESFEEWVNSLPETVYRMKGYVPVRGVKNPMLFQYAYGMVSWLPEYIRMEPRLVIIGEDLNNMADFRHVNPDSNEI; from the coding sequence ATGATTGATGTGTATTTATTCAGCGGATTTTTAGGGAGCGGGAAGACGTCCTTGCTGCTCCATGTCATCCGTCAGTTGAAAGAGCAGGGGAAAAAACCGGCTGTGCTCATGAATGAGTTCGGTAATCTTGCTTTTGATTCGGATCGGGTGGATGGGGCAGGGGATGTCCCATTAAAAGAGTTATTGGATGGCTGCATTTGCTGTACCGGCTCGGATCGGACGGAAGCGCAGCTCCAAGGGTTGCTTTCGGAAAATGAGGATATCGATGTCATCTTGATCGAGACGACGGGAGCAGCCCACCCCGTGGAAGCGCTCGATGCGGTCTTCTCCCCGCTGTTTGCGGACCGCATCCAGATCAAAGGGATTGTGACCGTCGTCGACTGCAAGCGCTGGCTGGACCGCAATCTGTTGCCGCCGCAAGTGAAGATGCTCTTCCTCGAGCAAATTCGCCATGCCCACCTGCTGCTTGCGAATAAAGCGGATCTACTGACCGATGGAGAACTGGCGACCGTCACTATGCAGCTGGGCGATTTCAATCCGAACGTGCCCATCATCCAAACCGTCAATGCACAAATCGGCTTTGACGTCATTGAAGACGCGTTGGCGGATACTAAACAACGACCGGCTATCCCGATTCATTCGGGCAAGAACTTACCATTGTCTTCTAAGCTCCTGACATTTTCCGAAGAGATCGAGAAAGAGAGCTTTGAAGAATGGGTGAACTCACTGCCGGAAACCGTCTATCGGATGAAAGGCTATGTACCTGTCCGGGGTGTCAAAAACCCGATGCTGTTCCAATACGCCTATGGAATGGTCAGTTGGCTACCTGAATATATCAGGATGGAACCCCGTCTAGTCATCATCGGGGAAGATCTAAATAATATGGCTGATTTCAGGCACGTCAACCCCGATTCAAATGAAATATAA
- a CDS encoding CAP domain-containing protein — translation MKKSIAVILLGSALLLPNNNSAEASGFDAQLKVKNTPYVQVVKWEGMSNIPYKLQSGDFDKAQTILKKLCINLPKFQQTTAAPEKTVEKPNKSTAKPAPSKPTGEKAETSKPATEKPIEQKETNQPAVPAAKPQPAPTTPAPSNPVEQPAKQEPATPAQNASVSAIEQAVLDLTNAERQKAGLQPLQFDSKLMNSARQKSSDMATNNYFSHTSPTYGSPFDQMKANGVTYRSAAENIAMGQRTAEEVVKAWMESPGHRQNILTPNFTHIGIGYDNKGNYWTQQFIQK, via the coding sequence ATGAAAAAATCGATTGCAGTCATCTTGCTCGGTTCGGCGCTCTTACTGCCGAACAACAATAGTGCGGAAGCTTCCGGCTTTGACGCACAACTAAAAGTGAAAAACACTCCATATGTCCAAGTTGTCAAGTGGGAGGGAATGTCCAACATTCCATATAAATTACAATCAGGGGATTTCGATAAAGCACAAACGATTCTGAAGAAGCTGTGCATCAATCTTCCGAAATTCCAACAGACAACAGCGGCTCCGGAAAAAACGGTTGAGAAACCAAATAAATCAACTGCTAAACCGGCACCTAGCAAACCGACAGGAGAAAAAGCGGAAACAAGTAAGCCGGCAACAGAAAAGCCGATTGAACAAAAGGAAACAAACCAGCCGGCAGTACCTGCAGCTAAACCGCAACCGGCTCCTACAACACCGGCACCATCGAATCCGGTTGAACAACCTGCGAAACAAGAGCCGGCAACTCCTGCTCAAAACGCATCCGTTTCTGCGATTGAGCAAGCGGTACTCGATCTTACGAATGCGGAAAGACAAAAAGCGGGTCTCCAACCGTTGCAGTTTGATAGCAAATTAATGAATTCCGCTCGCCAAAAATCATCGGATATGGCGACTAATAATTACTTCTCTCATACAAGCCCTACATACGGCTCACCGTTCGACCAGATGAAAGCGAATGGCGTTACGTATCGTTCAGCAGCTGAGAACATTGCCATGGGACAACGTACGGCAGAAGAAGTGGTGAAAGCTTGGATGGAATCACCGGGCCATCGCCAAAACATCCTGACACCGAATTTCACTCATATCGGTATCGGATATGACAATAAAGGAAACTACTGGACTCAACAATTCATCCAGAAATAA
- a CDS encoding spore germination protein, producing the protein MNEQPNEQKLDVLYIKKLFHETVDLFVQEIDWPTGKGIVCYYESIADGTEVNKQIDIIRNRAHLGMTNWGKTAVSEIHAYSMEELFQIVCSGSTAVIFPESKLMVSINAAKVATRSPEEPSNEQIVRGSHQGFVENIQQNLSLIRNKLRSSDLVIKTIRKGHKTNTDITYLYFHSIVDHDVVADLESRLNRIDEDVILSIGQVEDYLEDSTWSPFPQFMNTERPDRVVENLAEGKIAVFTDNSPTALIAPITFFSFYQSPDDFNGRVLVGSFYRLLRLFSLFMAIFLPAFYIAVVSFHSEILPIELSKKVKLAINEIPYRPIMEAFLLESFIELIREASIRLPKPIGQTIGIVGGLVVGDAIVNVGIVSNLMVIVVAMTAISSFVVPSVEMNMTIRLLRFPFMLAAASFGFFGMAIGTLILFIHLLNRSSLNQPYFSPVVPFDPTRFKEIFFRLPFSKSHKQQQTFYFKQPKRGRTRK; encoded by the coding sequence GTGAACGAGCAGCCGAACGAACAAAAGCTAGATGTGCTTTACATAAAAAAATTATTTCACGAGACCGTTGATTTGTTTGTCCAGGAGATTGATTGGCCGACGGGTAAAGGGATCGTTTGCTATTATGAATCGATAGCCGATGGAACCGAAGTGAACAAGCAGATTGATATCATCCGAAACCGCGCTCATCTCGGGATGACCAACTGGGGAAAGACTGCGGTGTCGGAGATTCATGCCTATTCAATGGAAGAATTATTTCAAATCGTCTGTTCCGGTTCAACTGCGGTCATTTTTCCTGAATCCAAGCTGATGGTTAGCATCAATGCTGCAAAAGTGGCGACGCGCTCCCCCGAGGAGCCGAGTAATGAACAGATCGTACGTGGAAGTCACCAAGGGTTCGTTGAAAATATACAACAAAACTTATCGCTGATTCGAAATAAGTTGAGATCTTCAGATCTCGTCATAAAAACCATACGAAAAGGACATAAGACGAACACGGATATCACGTATCTATATTTTCATTCCATCGTCGATCACGATGTAGTGGCGGATTTGGAATCTCGCCTTAATCGGATCGATGAAGACGTCATCTTAAGCATAGGGCAAGTCGAGGATTATTTGGAGGATTCAACCTGGTCGCCGTTCCCTCAATTCATGAATACGGAAAGGCCCGACCGAGTCGTGGAAAACTTGGCTGAAGGGAAGATAGCGGTTTTCACGGATAATTCTCCGACTGCCTTGATCGCCCCAATCACCTTCTTTTCCTTCTATCAATCACCGGATGATTTCAATGGGAGGGTGCTCGTCGGCTCCTTTTACCGTTTGTTGCGCTTATTCAGCCTCTTCATGGCTATCTTCCTGCCTGCGTTTTATATTGCTGTCGTCAGTTTTCATTCTGAAATCCTTCCAATCGAACTTAGCAAAAAAGTGAAGCTCGCCATTAATGAAATTCCGTATCGGCCTATCATGGAAGCATTCCTTCTTGAGTCCTTCATTGAGTTGATCCGGGAGGCGAGTATCCGCCTGCCGAAACCGATCGGTCAGACAATCGGCATTGTCGGGGGATTGGTGGTAGGTGATGCGATTGTCAATGTAGGGATCGTATCGAATTTAATGGTAATCGTGGTCGCGATGACCGCCATTTCCAGCTTTGTTGTCCCTTCCGTCGAGATGAATATGACGATACGGCTTTTGCGATTTCCGTTCATGTTGGCAGCCGCTTCGTTCGGTTTTTTCGGAATGGCCATTGGAACGCTCATTCTGTTCATTCATTTATTGAATCGGTCATCACTGAATCAGCCTTATTTCTCTCCCGTCGTTCCTTTCGACCCGACGCGATTTAAGGAAATTTTCTTTCGCCTTCCATTTTCCAAGTCACATAAACAGCAGCAGACATTTTATTTTAAGCAACCGAAAAGGGGCCGGACTCGCAAATGA
- a CDS encoding GerAB/ArcD/ProY family transporter — protein MITITRIQFFLFLFTIQTGTVFITFQRPLIETAKSNAWIVLLFAGVLHYLQLIFYEKVYDRFNPGSFIFWLYRGYWF, from the coding sequence ATGATCACAATAACGCGGATCCAATTTTTCTTGTTTCTATTTACCATTCAAACAGGAACCGTCTTCATTACATTCCAGAGGCCCCTGATCGAGACGGCAAAGTCCAATGCCTGGATCGTACTCCTCTTTGCGGGTGTCCTTCACTACTTGCAGTTGATATTTTACGAAAAGGTCTATGATCGATTTAACCCAGGGTCCTTTATCTTTTGGTTATATCGAGGGTACTGGTTCTAG